A genomic segment from Bradyrhizobium sp. CB1015 encodes:
- the nusA gene encoding transcription termination factor NusA, which translates to MAVSANRLELLQIADAVAREKSIDRGIVIAAMEDAIAKAARARYGSETDVHAEIDPKKGELRLSRHMLVVDKVENHSNQISLVDAQRANPGAQVGDTIADTLPPLEYGRIAAQSAKQVIVQKVREAERDRQYQEFKDRIGDIVNGVVKRVEYGSVIVDLGRGEAIIRRDEMLPREVFRNGDRVRAYIFDVRRETRGPQIFLSRTHPQFMAKLFAQEVPEIYDGIVEIKAVARDPGSRAKIGVISRDSSVDPVGACVGMRGSRVQAVVNELQGEKIDIIPWSPDIATFVVNALAPAEVSKVVIDEDRERIEVVVPDTNNQLSLAIGRRGQNVRLASQLTGWDIDILTEQEESERRQADFENSTRVFMESLNVDEVVGQLLASEGFTSVEELAMVDVKELAGIEGFDEETAQELQNRAREYLEQQEAELEARRKELGVEDALKDVPGVTSKMLVKFGENDIKTVEDLAGCATDDLVGWTERKEGSEPTKHAGALDGIDISRDDAEAMIMQARVKAGWITEADLAKPAEEAEATEDQPA; encoded by the coding sequence ATGGCAGTCAGCGCCAACCGACTTGAATTGCTTCAGATCGCCGACGCCGTCGCACGCGAAAAGTCGATCGACCGCGGCATCGTCATCGCTGCGATGGAGGACGCCATCGCCAAGGCGGCGCGCGCCCGTTACGGCAGCGAGACTGACGTTCATGCCGAGATCGACCCGAAGAAGGGCGAGCTGCGGCTGTCGCGCCACATGCTGGTGGTCGACAAGGTCGAGAACCACTCGAACCAGATCTCGCTGGTGGACGCGCAGCGCGCCAATCCCGGTGCCCAGGTCGGCGACACCATCGCCGACACCCTGCCGCCGCTGGAATATGGCCGCATCGCCGCACAATCGGCCAAGCAGGTGATCGTGCAGAAGGTGCGCGAGGCCGAGCGCGACCGGCAGTACCAGGAATTCAAGGACCGCATCGGCGACATCGTCAACGGCGTCGTCAAGCGCGTCGAATATGGCAGCGTGATCGTCGATCTCGGCCGTGGTGAAGCCATCATCCGTCGCGACGAGATGCTGCCGCGCGAAGTATTCCGCAACGGCGACCGCGTCCGCGCCTACATCTTCGACGTCCGCCGCGAAACGAGAGGTCCGCAGATCTTCCTCTCCCGCACCCATCCGCAGTTCATGGCGAAGCTGTTCGCGCAGGAAGTGCCGGAGATCTATGACGGCATCGTCGAGATCAAGGCGGTGGCCCGCGATCCCGGCTCGCGCGCGAAAATCGGCGTGATTTCCCGCGATTCCTCGGTCGATCCGGTCGGCGCCTGCGTCGGCATGCGCGGCTCGCGCGTGCAGGCCGTGGTGAACGAGCTGCAGGGCGAGAAGATCGACATCATTCCCTGGTCGCCCGACATCGCGACCTTCGTCGTCAACGCGCTGGCGCCGGCGGAAGTCTCCAAGGTCGTCATCGACGAGGACCGCGAGCGCATCGAGGTCGTGGTGCCCGACACCAACAACCAGCTCTCGCTCGCGATCGGCCGCCGCGGCCAGAACGTGCGCCTCGCCTCGCAGCTCACCGGCTGGGACATCGACATCCTGACCGAGCAGGAGGAATCGGAGCGCCGCCAGGCCGACTTCGAGAACTCCACCCGCGTCTTCATGGAATCGCTCAACGTCGACGAGGTGGTCGGCCAGCTCCTGGCGTCCGAAGGCTTCACCTCGGTCGAGGAGCTCGCGATGGTGGACGTCAAGGAGCTCGCCGGCATCGAGGGCTTCGACGAGGAGACCGCGCAGGAGCTGCAGAACCGCGCCCGCGAATATCTGGAGCAGCAGGAAGCCGAGCTCGAGGCCAGGCGCAAGGAGCTCGGCGTCGAGGACGCGCTCAAGGACGTGCCCGGCGTCACCTCGAAGATGCTGGTGAAGTTCGGCGAGAACGACATCAAGACCGTCGAGGACCTCGCCGGCTGCGCCACCGACGATCTGGTCGGCTGGACCGAGCGCAAGGAAGGCAGCGAGCCGACCAAGCACGCCGGTGCGCTCGACGGCATCGACATCTCCCGTGACGACGCCGAAGCGATGATCATGCAGGCCCGCGTCAAGGCCGGCTGGATCACCGAGGCCGATCTCGCCAAGCCTGCCGAAGAGGCCGAGGCGACCGAAGATCAGCCGGCTTAA
- a CDS encoding DUF2336 domain-containing protein: protein MTVATSLIPGLDDIVKRGDPRRRGEIARAISQLFFRDADKLRPELIDLFDNLLIDLVPHAELASRVDLAERFSRLNNAPPHLVNQLARENEIMVAGPVLRRSPVLEEAALVEIARVKGQGHLLAMTERPALSPAVTDVLVERGDRDVVRRCAANAGAVFSPGSYSEMIKRAAQDGVLTLKIGQRNDLSGEHLKLLLDGTLDVIRRRLSTVANPARQVEIKRAMAAIEEAALPPGPRRDFSAAQRTVLTLNREGHLGESALLGFAKAHKYEESVAALSAMSGVRLAILDRLIAGDRYDPLLILGRVLNLGWPTVRALILLWYGSNRTPADADIETARVNFTRLMPTTAERVVNFWRNRQTI from the coding sequence ATGACCGTTGCCACGTCGCTCATTCCTGGACTGGACGATATCGTCAAGCGCGGCGATCCGCGGCGACGCGGCGAGATCGCGCGCGCCATCTCCCAATTGTTCTTCCGGGACGCGGACAAGCTCCGCCCCGAGCTGATCGATCTCTTCGACAATCTCCTGATCGATCTCGTCCCCCACGCCGAGCTCGCCTCGCGCGTCGATCTGGCAGAGCGCTTCTCGCGCCTGAACAACGCGCCGCCGCACCTCGTCAATCAGCTGGCGCGCGAGAACGAGATCATGGTGGCCGGCCCCGTGCTGCGCCGCTCGCCCGTGCTCGAGGAGGCGGCGCTGGTCGAGATCGCGCGCGTGAAGGGCCAGGGCCATCTCCTGGCGATGACGGAGCGTCCCGCTTTGTCGCCCGCCGTCACCGACGTGCTGGTCGAGCGCGGCGATCGCGACGTGGTGCGCCGCTGCGCCGCCAATGCCGGCGCGGTGTTCTCGCCAGGCAGCTATTCCGAGATGATCAAGCGTGCGGCGCAGGACGGCGTGCTGACGCTGAAGATCGGCCAGCGCAACGACCTTTCCGGCGAGCACTTGAAGCTGCTGCTGGACGGGACGCTCGACGTCATCCGCCGCCGCCTCTCCACCGTGGCCAATCCCGCACGCCAGGTCGAGATCAAGCGCGCGATGGCGGCGATCGAGGAGGCCGCGCTGCCGCCGGGCCCGCGCCGCGATTTCTCCGCGGCACAGCGCACGGTGCTGACCTTGAATCGCGAGGGCCATCTCGGCGAGAGCGCGCTGCTCGGTTTCGCCAAGGCGCACAAATACGAGGAATCTGTCGCCGCGCTGTCGGCGATGTCGGGCGTTCGCCTCGCGATCCTCGACCGCCTGATCGCGGGCGACCGCTACGATCCGCTGCTGATCCTGGGCCGCGTGCTGAACCTCGGCTGGCCCACGGTGCGCGCGCTCATCCTGCTCTGGTACGGCTCGAACCGCACGCCCGCCGATGCCGACATCGAGACCGCGCGCGTGAACTTCACGCGCCTGATGCCGACGACCGCCGAGCGCGTCGTGAATTTCTGGCGCAACCGGCAGACGATTTAA
- the trmB gene encoding tRNA (guanosine(46)-N7)-methyltransferase TrmB, giving the protein MSERKSDPDREDSERAFFGRRKGHKLRQHQAGLIEQLLPHLALDIEGEAPADARDIFDPAADDIRLEIGFGGGEHLAAEAQNFPATGFIGCEPYVNGMAKILAQIEAANIGNIRLFAGDAAELLAWLPKESLSRIDLIHPDPWPKRRHWKRRFVQDRTIIAMARVLKPNGEFRFVCDIDDYCAWTLSHLARSPDFVWLAERADDFRQPWPGYTMTRYGRKAAREGRKAAYLRFRRV; this is encoded by the coding sequence ATGAGCGAACGTAAATCCGACCCGGATCGCGAGGACAGCGAGCGAGCCTTCTTCGGGCGCCGCAAGGGCCACAAGCTGAGGCAACACCAGGCCGGGTTGATCGAGCAACTGCTGCCGCATCTTGCCCTCGACATCGAGGGCGAGGCGCCGGCGGACGCCCGCGACATCTTCGATCCTGCAGCCGACGACATCAGGCTCGAGATCGGCTTCGGCGGCGGCGAACATCTCGCGGCCGAGGCGCAAAACTTTCCGGCCACCGGCTTCATCGGCTGCGAGCCCTATGTCAACGGCATGGCCAAGATACTCGCGCAGATCGAGGCGGCCAACATCGGCAACATCCGCCTGTTCGCGGGCGATGCCGCCGAGCTCTTGGCCTGGCTGCCCAAGGAGTCGCTGTCGCGGATCGATTTGATCCATCCCGATCCCTGGCCGAAGCGGCGACACTGGAAGCGGCGCTTCGTCCAGGACCGCACCATCATCGCAATGGCGCGCGTGCTCAAGCCGAACGGTGAATTCCGCTTCGTCTGCGACATCGACGATTACTGCGCCTGGACGCTGTCGCATCTTGCGCGCTCGCCGGACTTCGTCTGGCTTGCCGAACGCGCCGACGATTTCCGGCAGCCATGGCCGGGCTACACCATGACGCGCTACGGCCGCAAGGCCGCGCGCGAGGGGCGCAAGGCGGCGTATCTGCGGTTCAGGCGCGTGTAA
- a CDS encoding RNA-binding protein: protein MLADSDLELDHGPRTERSATMRMCAVSREVRPIDELIRFVVSPQGGIVPDLKRKLPGRGMWLTVSRKMVAEAVRRHQFSKAFKRELRIPQTLPTDIEALLVRSVSEALGIAAKAGQVVAGFGKVESALREGTVEVLIHASDGAADGIRKLDMLARQNAGNRGAKAQIPVVTALKSVELDLALTRSNVIHAALLAGPASKSFLSRSQILVRYRMADDDKTVEKPGQDF, encoded by the coding sequence ATGCTTGCAGATTCCGACCTCGAACTTGACCATGGCCCGCGGACCGAAAGGTCCGCGACCATGCGCATGTGCGCGGTCAGCCGCGAGGTCCGGCCGATCGACGAGCTGATCCGCTTCGTCGTCTCGCCACAAGGCGGCATAGTTCCCGATCTCAAGCGCAAGCTGCCCGGACGCGGCATGTGGCTCACCGTCTCACGCAAGATGGTTGCGGAAGCGGTGCGGCGTCACCAATTTAGCAAGGCCTTCAAGCGCGAGCTGCGCATCCCTCAGACGCTTCCCACCGACATCGAGGCGCTCCTGGTCCGGAGCGTGAGCGAAGCCCTTGGGATCGCCGCCAAGGCGGGCCAGGTCGTGGCCGGTTTCGGCAAGGTCGAGAGCGCCCTTCGGGAAGGAACGGTCGAGGTCCTGATCCATGCCAGCGACGGGGCCGCGGACGGAATCCGCAAATTGGACATGCTGGCGCGTCAGAATGCCGGGAATCGCGGTGCTAAGGCGCAGATTCCCGTCGTCACCGCTCTGAAATCGGTAGAATTGGATTTGGCACTGACCCGGTCAAATGTGATACATGCTGCCCTGCTCGCGGGCCCGGCGAGCAAGTCATTCCTGTCACGTAGCCAGATTCTGGTCCGATACCGGATGGCGGACGACGACAAGACTGTCGAAAAACCCGGCCAGGATTTCTGA
- the rimP gene encoding ribosome maturation factor RimP — protein MTEPNPGSTDAELLAEPRLVVEPGVAARVSAVASPVLQGMGYRLVRIRISGEAGCTVQIMAERPDGSMQIEDCEAISRALSPVLDVADPIDRAYRLEISSPGIDRPLVRRSDFERYCGHLVKIEMAVAHEGRKRFRGTLGAVEGDRVHLRRDDAKAGDDADVLLTMEDIGEARLVLTDELIAESMRRGKAEAREMRRNLGLEPPQAPHAKISEKTTKNTKPKKKPAPTNTKKHRLAAERARRGEIEPDQGD, from the coding sequence ATGACCGAACCGAACCCTGGTTCCACGGATGCCGAATTGCTGGCCGAGCCGCGGCTCGTGGTCGAGCCCGGCGTCGCGGCACGGGTGTCCGCGGTGGCAAGTCCCGTGCTCCAGGGCATGGGCTACCGCCTGGTCCGGATCCGCATTTCCGGGGAAGCCGGCTGCACCGTGCAGATCATGGCCGAGCGGCCGGACGGCTCGATGCAGATCGAGGATTGCGAGGCGATCTCGCGGGCCCTGTCGCCCGTGCTCGACGTCGCCGATCCCATCGACCGCGCCTACCGGCTGGAAATTTCCTCACCAGGGATCGACCGCCCGCTGGTGCGCCGCTCCGATTTCGAGCGCTATTGCGGGCATCTGGTGAAGATCGAGATGGCGGTCGCCCATGAAGGGCGGAAGCGCTTCCGCGGCACGCTCGGCGCGGTCGAAGGCGACCGCGTGCATCTGCGTCGCGACGATGCCAAGGCTGGCGACGATGCCGACGTTCTCCTGACCATGGAGGATATCGGCGAGGCGCGGCTGGTGCTGACCGACGAGCTGATCGCCGAATCCATGCGCCGCGGCAAGGCCGAGGCGCGCGAGATGCGGCGCAATCTCGGTCTCGAGCCGCCGCAGGCACCGCACGCCAAGATCAGCGAGAAGACAACCAAGAACACCAAGCCGAAGAAGAAACCGGCTCCGACCAACACGAAGAAACATCGCCTTGCCGCCGAACGCGCGCGGCGCGGCGAGATCGAGCCTGACCAAGGAGACTAG
- a CDS encoding M20 family metallopeptidase, whose amino-acid sequence MMRFKGTDPSMTDSNWFDSQTILDGIRRWVEIETPTEAPEQVNKLVSVVAEHYRDLPVTLERIAGVDGCGDHLVARTNWGQEQPGILVLSHLDTVHPMGFIERLPFKVEGDAAFGPGIYDMKGGAYIAHHAFRALCATGDRSPLGITHLFTSDEEIGSPTSRALIEQEGRKAKYVLVTEPARDGGKIVTGRKGVGRFQVFIKGVPAHAGSRPEDGRSAVRELGNVILALEGMNDLARGVTVNVGVVRGGTRPNVTPEEAYAEVDLRVVSLRDADEFVGKILGMRSKTDGVTVTVTGELNRPPYEKSNAGASLYQHAKTLAGEIGFELIDTHTGGGSDGNFTAPHTATLDGLGVDGKGAHTHYEQLYVSSLAPRARLLHRLYQTLR is encoded by the coding sequence ATGATGCGATTCAAAGGCACAGATCCGTCCATGACCGACTCCAATTGGTTCGATTCACAAACTATTCTCGATGGCATCCGCCGCTGGGTGGAGATCGAGACGCCGACGGAAGCACCTGAACAGGTCAACAAGCTGGTCTCCGTGGTGGCGGAGCACTACCGCGACCTGCCCGTCACGCTCGAGCGCATCGCGGGCGTGGACGGCTGCGGCGACCATCTCGTGGCGCGCACGAATTGGGGGCAGGAGCAGCCGGGCATCCTGGTGCTGAGCCACCTCGATACCGTCCATCCCATGGGCTTCATCGAGCGCCTGCCGTTCAAGGTCGAAGGCGACGCCGCGTTCGGTCCGGGCATCTACGACATGAAGGGCGGCGCCTACATCGCCCATCACGCCTTCCGCGCGCTTTGCGCGACGGGCGATCGCTCGCCGCTCGGCATCACGCATCTGTTCACCTCCGACGAGGAGATCGGCAGCCCGACGTCGCGCGCGCTGATCGAGCAGGAAGGGCGCAAGGCCAAATATGTGCTGGTGACCGAGCCGGCGCGCGACGGCGGCAAGATCGTGACCGGACGCAAGGGCGTCGGACGCTTCCAGGTGTTCATCAAGGGCGTGCCCGCGCATGCCGGCTCGCGACCCGAAGACGGCCGCAGCGCCGTCCGCGAGCTCGGCAACGTCATCCTGGCGCTGGAAGGCATGAACGATCTGGCGCGCGGCGTCACCGTCAATGTCGGCGTGGTACGCGGCGGCACACGCCCCAACGTCACGCCCGAGGAGGCCTATGCGGAAGTCGATCTGCGCGTCGTGAGCCTCAGGGACGCAGACGAGTTCGTCGGCAAGATCCTCGGAATGAGATCGAAGACCGACGGCGTCACCGTCACGGTCACCGGCGAGCTCAACCGGCCGCCTTACGAGAAGAGCAATGCAGGCGCCTCGCTGTACCAGCATGCCAAGACGCTCGCCGGCGAGATCGGCTTCGAGCTGATCGACACCCACACCGGCGGCGGCTCGGACGGCAATTTCACCGCCCCGCACACCGCGACGCTCGACGGGCTCGGCGTCGACGGCAAAGGCGCACACACGCATTATGAGCAGCTCTATGTCTCCTCGCTGGCACCGCGCGCGCGGCTGCTCCATCGCCTGTATCAGACGCTGCGATGA
- a CDS encoding helix-turn-helix domain-containing protein: protein MSKAPNPVDKYVGSRVRMRRIMLGMSQEKLGEALGLTFQQIQKYEKGTNRVGASRIQQIAEILQVPVSFLFEGGPSGVPGPNGFSEGASPSYVSDFLATSEGLALTKAFTRITDSKMRRSIVDLVEQIAAREGPDKR from the coding sequence ATGTCGAAAGCGCCCAACCCTGTTGACAAATATGTCGGCAGTCGCGTGCGCATGCGCCGCATCATGTTGGGCATGAGCCAGGAAAAGCTCGGTGAAGCTTTGGGCCTGACCTTCCAGCAGATTCAGAAATACGAGAAGGGCACCAACCGGGTCGGCGCAAGCCGCATCCAGCAGATCGCGGAGATTCTGCAGGTGCCGGTGTCCTTCCTGTTCGAGGGCGGCCCGAGCGGCGTGCCGGGTCCGAACGGCTTCAGCGAAGGCGCCTCACCCTCTTACGTCTCGGACTTTCTCGCGACCTCAGAAGGGCTCGCCTTGACCAAGGCGTTCACGCGAATCACCGATTCGAAGATGCGCCGCTCGATCGTCGATCTGGTCGAGCAGATTGCGGCCCGCGAAGGCCCCGACAAGCGCTGA